One genomic segment of Hordeum vulgare subsp. vulgare chromosome 2H, MorexV3_pseudomolecules_assembly, whole genome shotgun sequence includes these proteins:
- the LOC123429403 gene encoding NADH dehydrogenase [ubiquinone] iron-sulfur protein 2, whose translation MAQEQAHSSAVERLLNCEVPLRAQYIRVLFCEITRISNHSLASTTHAMDVGASTPFLWAFEEREKLLEFYERVPGARMHASFIRPGGVAQDLPLGLCRDIDSSTQQFASRIDELEEMSTGNPIWKQRLVDIGTVTAQQAKDWGFSGVMLRGPGVCWDSRRAAPYDVHDQSDLDVPVGTRGDRYDRYCIRIEVMRQSVRIIVQCPNQMPSGMIKADDRKLCPPSRSRMKLSIESSIHHFELYTEGFSVPAPSTYTTVEAPKGEFGVFLVSNGSNRPYRCKIRAPGFAHSQGLDSMSKHHMPTDVVTIIGTQDIVFGEVDR comes from the exons ATGGCCCAAGAACAAGCTCATTCTTCAGCCGTAGAGAGACTTTTGAATTGTGAGGTACCATTACGAGCTCAATATATAAGAGTGTTATTCTGTGAAATAACTCGAATTTCGAATCATTCACTTGCTTCAACTACTCATGCTATGGATGTGGGAGCATCAACTCCGTTCCTTTGGGCTTTTGAGGAGCGGGAGAAATTGTTGGAATTCTATGAAAGAGTCCCGGGAGCCAGGATGCATGCCAGTTTCATACGACCTGGTGGAGTGGCACAAGATCTGCCTCTTGGCTTATGTCGAGATATTGATTCCTCCACACAACAATTTGCTTCTCGTATCGACGAATTAGAAGAGATGTCAACCGGCAATCCTATCTGGAAACAACGATTAGTGGATATTGGTACTGTCACTGCACAGCAAGCAAAGGATTGGGGATTCAGTGGTGTAATGTTAAGAGGTC CTGGGGTATGCTGGGATTCGCGAAGAGCAGCACCTTACGATGTTCATGACCAATCGGATCTTGACGTACCAGTAGGTACCAGAGGAGATCGCTATGATCGTTACTGTATCCGTATCGAAGTGATGCGACAAAGTGTTCGGATCATTGTGCAATGTCCTAATCAAATGCCTAGTGGCATGATCAAAGCCGATGATCGTAAGCTATGTCCTCCATCACGATCTCGAATGAAACTATCCATAGAAT CCTCAATTCACCATTTCGAACTTTATACAGAAGGTTTTTCCGTACCAGCTCCTTCTACCTATACCACAGTTGAAGCACCTAAAGGTGAATTTGGTGTCTTTCTTGTCAGTAATGGGAGTAATCGTCCCTACCGTTGTAAAATAAGAGCACCtggctttgcccattcacaaggaCTCGATTCTATGTCCAAACATCACATGCCAACAGATGTAGTCACCATCATAGGTACTCAAGATATTGTGTTTGGAGAGGTAGATAGATAG